One genomic window of Microbacterium sp. BH-3-3-3 includes the following:
- a CDS encoding TSUP family transporter, which produces MLDGPVIAEWLPVSVASLVLLLVAAGVAGWVDAVVGGGGLIQLPALVIAVPKDVATPFILGTNKLSSFFGTLSASGVYLRKIRVQLVLLLPLVAGAYAGSTVGAALSRFVPREVLTPVVLVAVIAVALYTLFKPRMGLHHEPRHTRPAAIAWRAGVIGLLVGFYDGILGPGTGSFFVILIVAVLGYGFLQASVNAKIANLTTNLAALAVYGVHGEILLALGFAMAAMNITGGFIGAHMATRKGSGFVRIVFLVTLSLLVVKLAWDTVVQFTA; this is translated from the coding sequence GTGCTCGATGGACCGGTGATCGCCGAATGGCTCCCCGTGTCGGTGGCATCCCTCGTGCTCCTGCTGGTCGCCGCGGGCGTCGCCGGATGGGTCGACGCGGTCGTCGGCGGCGGCGGACTGATCCAGTTGCCCGCGTTGGTCATCGCCGTACCGAAAGACGTCGCGACCCCGTTCATCCTGGGCACGAACAAGCTGTCGTCGTTCTTCGGCACGCTCTCGGCGAGCGGGGTGTACCTGCGCAAGATCAGGGTGCAGCTCGTGCTCCTGCTGCCGCTGGTCGCGGGCGCGTACGCCGGTTCCACGGTCGGTGCCGCCCTCTCGCGCTTCGTTCCGCGCGAGGTGCTGACGCCCGTGGTCCTCGTCGCGGTGATCGCGGTGGCGCTGTACACGCTCTTCAAACCCCGCATGGGACTGCACCACGAGCCGCGGCACACCCGCCCCGCGGCCATCGCCTGGCGGGCGGGCGTGATCGGTCTGCTGGTGGGTTTCTACGACGGCATCCTGGGTCCGGGGACGGGGTCGTTCTTCGTCATCCTGATCGTCGCCGTGCTGGGGTACGGCTTCCTGCAGGCGAGCGTGAACGCCAAGATCGCGAACCTCACCACCAACCTCGCCGCCCTGGCCGTCTACGGCGTGCACGGCGAGATCCTGCTCGCCCTGGGCTTCGCCATGGCCGCGATGAACATCACCGGCGGATTCATCGGCGCGCACATGGCCACCCGCAAGGGCAGCGGCTTCGTGCGGATCGTGTTCCTGGTGACCCTGTCGCTGCTCGTGGTGAAGCTCGCGTGGGACACCGTGGTGCAGTTCACGGCGTGA
- a CDS encoding ABC transporter permease, translated as MSLVAATRSEYTKQFTTAGWWVLAIVLVAYVAFTAGVLAFVFGGVASGRLGGATGPAMSAEGVPGLVYSSASAVGYVFPLLVGTLMVTTEFRHKTLTPTFLATPRRGVILGGKFVVGVLVGLLYGILGSAAAIGAGAGVLSIFGIDTALGSADTWELVGRMLLAFALWALVGIGVGTVVRNQVAAIVIVLAITLFIEPIVRTIGGVVEGFDDVVKWFPSAASDALVGQTIFSSVSTTGASTLDWWVGGLVLLGYAVVLVVVGMLTTWRRDID; from the coding sequence GTGAGCCTCGTCGCAGCGACACGATCCGAGTACACCAAGCAGTTCACCACCGCCGGCTGGTGGGTGCTGGCGATCGTGCTCGTCGCCTACGTCGCCTTCACGGCCGGCGTGCTCGCCTTCGTCTTCGGCGGAGTCGCCTCGGGTCGCCTCGGCGGCGCCACCGGCCCCGCGATGTCGGCCGAGGGCGTTCCGGGCCTCGTCTACAGCTCGGCCAGCGCCGTCGGGTACGTGTTCCCCCTCCTCGTGGGCACGCTCATGGTCACGACCGAGTTCCGTCACAAGACGCTCACGCCGACGTTCCTCGCCACCCCGCGCCGCGGCGTGATCCTGGGCGGCAAGTTCGTCGTGGGCGTGCTGGTGGGCCTGCTCTACGGCATCCTCGGTTCGGCCGCCGCGATCGGGGCGGGCGCCGGAGTGCTGAGCATCTTCGGCATCGACACCGCCCTCGGCTCCGCCGACACCTGGGAGCTCGTGGGCCGGATGCTGCTGGCCTTCGCCCTGTGGGCGCTGGTGGGCATCGGCGTGGGCACGGTGGTGCGCAACCAGGTCGCCGCCATCGTCATCGTGCTCGCCATCACCCTCTTCATCGAGCCCATCGTGCGCACCATCGGCGGCGTGGTCGAGGGCTTCGACGACGTCGTGAAGTGGTTCCCCAGCGCCGCGAGCGACGCCCTGGTCGGCCAGACGATCTTCAGCTCGGTGTCGACCACCGGGGCGTCGACGCTCGATTGGTGGGTCGGCGGCCTGGTGCTGCTCGGGTACGCGGTGGTGCTGGTGGTCGTGGGGATGCTCACCACCTGGCGCCGCGACATCGACTGA